A region from the Lentimonas sp. CC4 genome encodes:
- a CDS encoding TonB-dependent receptor, with translation MKNKTIQYLASACSAATLLSSSLLAQEPAQKDVELDEVTLKGNEAETIEYTLSNSVSRDFIETKQPEDLAALFDQSLSVDVNGGKAQAQQIFINNLESNLANVSIDGATQATNLYHHASAVMIEPELLKSVEVVSGAGSALDGAGALAGAIRFETVNAYDLLNEGETFGALSKATGYYNGDGYKLSQSAYGEFAEGWGALVSGSYMDRDDFEDGDGDTIENSDYERTSALAKVTGRLDESQTVELSYEYMAEEFDSYDRVNINNDVLGGTGRPLGPLQEVNTERNTATLSYDVAPEDIEWLDLENTFYYTKQEFERTETNAGTEVETYGLDIRNTSDFEIVAITYGVDYREDEAKVYGDPYGVSGTEDTEVFGLYTQATVPVTEYAEVSFGARYDDYEYEDLYGDDFDSDEVSPNVNVSIFPIEHLTLTAGYAEAYRGVSTREAIFAGVNPYPAGTDGEEAETWKIGFNYDNGFIYAEGSYFEQEINNYLYPTGYGSFGDVENEGYEVKIGARKNGYYGSLGVAYAEPDGGDNDYDDDLGMVVAGRRWIGDFGYVASRPDGSFFWRTGWFVEYRESVDEEALGRFPAVAGKDSYVLHNFNFSIKPSAFKDLTLALNVDNVFDKEYQDHTIYTAYGLNSPGRVLRLSASYQF, from the coding sequence ATGAAAAACAAAACGATCCAATATCTCGCGAGCGCATGCTCTGCGGCGACCTTGCTGTCTAGCTCTTTGCTTGCGCAAGAGCCCGCGCAGAAAGACGTTGAGCTTGACGAGGTAACCTTGAAAGGAAATGAAGCTGAAACAATCGAGTATACACTCTCGAATTCGGTCTCTCGTGACTTTATTGAAACGAAGCAACCAGAGGATTTGGCTGCTCTGTTTGATCAGAGCTTGTCGGTCGACGTGAACGGCGGCAAAGCACAAGCACAGCAAATCTTTATTAACAATTTGGAATCGAACTTGGCCAATGTCTCCATTGATGGTGCCACACAAGCGACCAATTTGTATCATCATGCGTCTGCAGTCATGATTGAGCCTGAGTTGCTTAAGAGTGTCGAAGTCGTCTCTGGTGCTGGCTCTGCCCTTGATGGTGCGGGTGCCCTTGCTGGTGCGATCCGATTTGAAACAGTCAATGCATACGATCTTCTCAATGAGGGAGAGACATTTGGTGCTTTGTCCAAGGCCACTGGTTATTATAACGGTGATGGTTATAAATTATCACAGTCTGCTTACGGTGAGTTTGCCGAAGGGTGGGGAGCGCTGGTGAGTGGTTCCTATATGGATCGCGATGATTTTGAAGATGGCGATGGTGATACGATTGAGAACTCCGACTATGAGCGCACTAGTGCACTGGCTAAAGTGACGGGGCGTTTAGATGAGTCACAGACAGTCGAACTCAGCTACGAGTATATGGCTGAAGAATTCGATTCGTATGATCGTGTAAATATTAATAACGATGTGCTTGGTGGCACAGGGCGCCCATTGGGCCCCTTACAAGAGGTGAATACGGAGCGTAATACTGCGACACTTAGTTATGATGTCGCACCGGAAGACATAGAATGGCTCGATCTCGAAAATACCTTCTACTATACGAAGCAAGAGTTTGAGCGCACAGAAACCAATGCTGGCACAGAGGTCGAGACCTACGGTTTGGATATTCGCAATACCAGCGATTTCGAAATCGTAGCGATCACGTATGGTGTCGATTATCGTGAAGACGAGGCGAAGGTGTATGGCGATCCATACGGAGTCTCTGGCACCGAAGATACAGAAGTTTTTGGTTTATACACACAAGCAACGGTGCCAGTGACGGAGTATGCTGAAGTCTCATTCGGCGCTCGTTATGATGATTATGAATACGAAGATTTGTATGGAGACGACTTTGATTCGGATGAAGTGAGCCCAAATGTGAATGTATCTATATTCCCAATCGAGCACCTGACTCTGACTGCGGGGTATGCTGAGGCGTATCGTGGCGTGAGCACTCGTGAAGCGATCTTCGCAGGGGTGAACCCATACCCTGCAGGCACTGATGGTGAAGAAGCAGAAACCTGGAAGATTGGCTTTAACTACGATAACGGCTTCATCTACGCGGAGGGCTCTTACTTTGAGCAAGAGATCAATAACTACCTCTATCCGACAGGTTACGGATCATTTGGTGATGTTGAGAATGAAGGCTATGAAGTGAAGATCGGCGCACGCAAGAACGGCTACTATGGTTCGCTCGGTGTCGCGTATGCTGAGCCAGATGGTGGTGATAACGACTACGACGATGACTTAGGCATGGTCGTTGCAGGTCGTCGTTGGATTGGTGATTTCGGCTATGTGGCTAGTCGTCCAGATGGCAGCTTTTTCTGGCGCACTGGTTGGTTCGTCGAGTATCGAGAAAGTGTCGATGAAGAGGCGCTTGGGCGCTTCCCCGCGGTCGCAGGGAAAGACTCCTATGTGCTGCACAACTTTAATTTTAGCATTAAGCCATCTGCTTTTAAGGATCTGACCTTGGCGCTGAACGTCGACAATGTGTTCGATAAGGAGTATCAAGATCACACGATTTATACTGCATATGGTCTCAATAGCCCCGGTCGTGTGCTTCGTTTGAGCGCAAGCTACCAATTCTAA